From the Flavobacteriales bacterium genome, the window GAGGAGATGAAGGACCGGGGCTGGTTGCTGCAGTTGAACATCAATTCCCTCACAGGTCATTATTCACCGCAAACCCGGAAGGTGGCAGAACAAATGCTTGAAAGAGGTTATATTGACTTTCTCGGGTCGGATTGCCATCACCTCAATCACATTGAACTGATGCACAAAGCGCTTGATAATCCCGCATTACAGAAAGCATTAGGCAGCGGAAATATCCGCAATCCGTTACTCCGCTAACCAGGGGGCAAGGGCACTAACCGTTTCCATATCACGGCTTACCTTTTTCACCAAACCTTGCAGTACTTTTCCCGGTCCTACCTCAGTGAATGAGGATGCGCCATCACGGATCATCGCTTCCATGATCTGCGTCCAGCGTACCGGAGCCGTCAGCTGATCCACCAGGTTCTTTCTTATCCGGTCAGGATCTGTTTCCGGCGAAGCATTGACGTTTTGGTAAACAGGGCAGGAGGGGGCTGCAAACGATGTTCCGGCAATGGCCTCTTCAAGTTCCTTTCTGGCAGGCTCCATCAATGGAGAGTGGAAGGCTCCTCCAACGCTAAGTGGCAATGCGCGCTTCGCACCGGCTTCCTTTAACTTTTCACATGCCAGTTCAATTCCCGGTACACTTCCGGAAATCACAAGCTGTCCCGGACAGTTATAGTTTGCCGGTACCACGGTTTCTGAAATCCCGGCACATACCTCTTCTACCACCTGATCTTCCAGGCCCAAAATGGCAGCCATGGTGGACGGGGTGGCCTCACAAGCCTTTTGCATGGCATAGGCACGCTTGGATACCAGGGTGAGCCCATCTTCGAAAGACAGGCAGCCGTTGGCAACCAGGGCGGAGAATTCTCCGAGGGAATGTCCCGCTACCATATCCGGTTTGAAATCCTCACCCAAGGTCTTCGCCAGGATCACCGAGTGGAGAAAGATGGCCGGTTGTGTCACCTTCGTTTGACGCAATGCATCTTCGCTGCCTTCAAACATGACATCGGTAATAGAAAAGCCGAGCAAGGTATTGGCCTTTTCAAAAAGATCCCTGGCTTCTGATGAACCGTCATAAAGATCTTTGCCCATGCCTGTGAATTGGGCACCCTGGCCCGGAAAAACGTATGCTTTCATCTGGTTATATTTTTATTCTAGCTGAGTTTGGCTGAAATCAGACTGATAAATTCTTTCCTCGTAGTGTCCTTTAAAAATTCGCCTGTAAAAGCGGATGTGGTGGTTACCGAGTTTTGTTTCTGAATGCCCCGCATTTGCATACACAGGTGGGAGGCTTCTATGACTACAGCAACACCCAGGGGCTGCAGTGTGTCATGGATGCAATCCCGTATCTCGTTGGTCATGCGTTCCTGCACCTGGAGTCTGCGCGCAAAGGCATCCACCACCCTGGGGATTTTGCTCAAACCTACGATGCATCCATTGGGTATGTAGGCGACATGAGCTTTCCCAAAGAAAGGTAGCATGTGATGTTCGCAAAGGGAATATAACTCGATGTCTTTTACCAGCACCATCTGTTTGTAGTCCTCACGGAACATGGCTGACTTCAGGATCTCGGCTCCGTCCAGGTCATAACCATGGGTGAGGAACTGCATGGCCCTGGCTACCCGTTCCGGTGTTCGTTTCAGTCCGTCCCGTTCGGGATCTTCACCAATACAATGGATGATGTCCTGGTAGTGATCGGATAGCCGGTTGATGATCTCTTCGTTGTATTTGTACAGACGTTCAAAACCGACACTGTCTTCAGGGTCGGTGAACATTTCAGGATGTTTATCACTCATGCGTTTGTGAATTGCCAAAGTATGAAGCACTGTTGTTCTCTGTTTCATCAATCCGGACACAGTGCAATTCCGCCCCCATTTCACGCACACCATCATACAGCTGTTCCCATATGGCCAGTGCCAGATTTTCTGTTGAAGGGATCAGGTGACGCGTGAAATCCACATCCAGGTTCAGATTCTTATGGTCGATCTTCGTGATGACCTTCTCCCGGATCAGGGTGCTTAGTTTTTTCAGATTCACCACAAACCCGGTAGCCGGATCAACCTCACCTCTTACCGTGACATACAAAGTATAGTTATGCCCGTGCCAGTTGGGGTTGGAGCATTTCCCAAAGATATCCATGTTCTCCTGGTCGGAAAGTTCCGGCCTGAACAGGCGGTGCGCTGCATTGAATCGTTCCCGTCGGGTTACGTGTACCATCGTGGTTAGGGTTGATGCCAAAGATAAGAAAAGTGGCGCATGACTGCCCCTTCCCGACCGGTGTGTAGTTTGCGTATCTTTATGGCCTGCTTATGAATGTATTGATCATATCGGCGACTGAAGCGGAGATTCGTCCGCTGCTGGATTCACGATCCGAATGGCCTTCTGCTGTTCATATTGATGTGCTGATCACCGGGGTGGGGATGGTGGCTGCTGCCGTGCAGACGGCTTC encodes:
- the fabD gene encoding ACP S-malonyltransferase — protein: MKAYVFPGQGAQFTGMGKDLYDGSSEARDLFEKANTLLGFSITDVMFEGSEDALRQTKVTQPAIFLHSVILAKTLGEDFKPDMVAGHSLGEFSALVANGCLSFEDGLTLVSKRAYAMQKACEATPSTMAAILGLEDQVVEEVCAGISETVVPANYNCPGQLVISGSVPGIELACEKLKEAGAKRALPLSVGGAFHSPLMEPARKELEEAIAGTSFAAPSCPVYQNVNASPETDPDRIRKNLVDQLTAPVRWTQIMEAMIRDGASSFTEVGPGKVLQGLVKKVSRDMETVSALAPWLAE
- the folE gene encoding GTP cyclohydrolase I FolE; amino-acid sequence: MFTDPEDSVGFERLYKYNEEIINRLSDHYQDIIHCIGEDPERDGLKRTPERVARAMQFLTHGYDLDGAEILKSAMFREDYKQMVLVKDIELYSLCEHHMLPFFGKAHVAYIPNGCIVGLSKIPRVVDAFARRLQVQERMTNEIRDCIHDTLQPLGVAVVIEASHLCMQMRGIQKQNSVTTTSAFTGEFLKDTTRKEFISLISAKLS
- a CDS encoding 6-carboxytetrahydropterin synthase, which produces MVHVTRRERFNAAHRLFRPELSDQENMDIFGKCSNPNWHGHNYTLYVTVRGEVDPATGFVVNLKKLSTLIREKVITKIDHKNLNLDVDFTRHLIPSTENLALAIWEQLYDGVREMGAELHCVRIDETENNSASYFGNSQTHE